TGTACCTCTTCTTCAGTGCAGCGTTTGGGTACAGTCACAGATCCTAGTCAGTCCTTTTTTTTATTATGATGAGGATAGATAACAATTCTGTCTGATTCACTATTCCTTTTTGCTTCTTCTGTCCTGTGATCCTGTCCAGCGCCGCGCTCTCTCAGTACACCTTCTTCTACGGGTTGCAGTACACCACCGCAACGTTTGCCATAACTTTCACCAACGTGGCTCCTGTGCTCACTTTTCTCATTGCAGTCTTGCTAAGGTGCTCCTCCAGCATCCTTCAGTCTCCTGCACCTGCTCTTGTTCTGATGAAATTGAAACTCTGAAACTGCTGAAACTCTGAAACTGAAAGTCTGAAACCGGCCCTTTCCTTTCACTCAGGGTGGAGTCACTGAACATGACGAACAAGGGAGGAGCAGCAAAGATCGTCGGAACGCTCACGTCGTTCGCCGGCGTCATGCTCCTGACCCTCTACAAGGGCGTTTCCCTGACGCACCTAGCTGAAGAACCTAGCCCGGATCACcacggagcagcagcagcagggtcGTCGTCTGACAGGAAGAGCTGGACGCTGGGAACTCTGGCATTGCTCGCCAATTGCCTGTGCTTCTCCTTCTGGCTGCTGCTGCAGTCCAGGCTGACCAAGAAGTACCCGGCGCTCTACTCCAGCACGGCCTACATGTTCCTCATCAGCTCACTGCAGGGCGGGGCCCTCACGGCGGCCATACAGAGGCGAGCTTCGGTGTGGGTTCTGACGAGGCCGCTGGAGATCGTTACGGTCTTATATACAGTAAGCTGACGACGACCTTATTGTCACTTTCTGTTGTTATATCGTCTTTATGACTCTGTCTACCTTAATACAAAAATGCATAAATCTTTTACGTGTGTTCGAGAAAAGATATCGTCTTTACAACTTTCCGTGCACTTCTGTTTCTGTTTGTTTTTGtatatattaaaatataaaaagCCCTCCAATCCCTGCTTGGTGAAGTGAAGCCACCGTGTCGGCATGGTAGTAATAACAGTACTTTGATAAGTTGCACATATCCTGAAAACCCCTGGAGCTTTGACTTAGGAAAGTTAGTGACAACAAAACTTAGCAGTTAGCACACAACTCCTTATTACTTTTTTTTCTCTTTATCTTTAATATAatattaaagtatatatatggagagttTACTCTTTTGTCCTCTCACAATTATGACAAGTGGGCCCGAGCCTCCGAATCTGCCCCATGTGCAACCATATGCCATATAAGACAGGGGCAgatctagtggtggtggtggtggtgggtgggtgggtgaggGAAGCTCTACTCCCTTACTGCACCGTGAGGAGATGCTAAAGTTGTCTAGCGGCGGCGAGGAGCCCTTGGACTTTTGATTGTAGCGATTGCACGCCGTCCAGGAGTTGGACCACGCTGGCGTGGAGGGAGGCCCCGGCATTTGCAGCGGCGACGGAGGCATAGAGGAGGGCATGGAGGTCCAACTGGAGCGATTGGACGCTGGCACACAAGGAGTCCTTTCACACCACGCGTGCCTGCTCCTGGTCGTGGAGAACGCGATTGAGCGCCTCAATGAACAGATCGATGCCTATCGTCGATGTGTATTTGGGCCTACCAATCGGCGAAGCAGTGTCAGGGTCACGGGACGCCGGTGGGACTATCCGAGGCTGCCAGTCGGCAAAGCAGTGTTAGGGAAGGGGCTTAACCTAGAAGTTTCCTCCCACATTGCCCCCTTCGATGGAAGAGCCCCTACGGAGATGGTAACA
The nucleotide sequence above comes from Miscanthus floridulus cultivar M001 chromosome 18, ASM1932011v1, whole genome shotgun sequence. Encoded proteins:
- the LOC136521911 gene encoding WAT1-related protein At4g01440-like, with the translated sequence MLGMARINEWKPVIAMLVFDLISAVTTALIKKALQEGLDRLVLITLRQLVATVFLAPIAYFRERNTRPKLTLEILVYLFFSAAFGAALSQYTFFYGLQYTTATFAITFTNVAPVLTFLIAVLLRVESLNMTNKGGAAKIVGTLTSFAGVMLLTLYKGVSLTHLAEEPSPDHHGAAAAGSSSDRKSWTLGTLALLANCLCFSFWLLLQSRLTKKYPALYSSTAYMFLISSLQGGALTAAIQRRASVWVLTRPLEIVTVLYTGVMGSGVGYVLMTWCVEKRGPVFTSAFIPVIQIMVAMIDFFFLHENLYLGSVLGSILLILGLYILLWGKKRDASEASSAAAETAKEEEEEEDKEKQVRS